A single Fibrobacter sp. DNA region contains:
- a CDS encoding biopolymer transporter ExbD: MSFIRKRSQEGGKIDVSPMLDMVFILLIFFIVTSTFTRETGVDVTKPKASSAKDLAKESILIGVTRQGTIHINETQVNLSTLNTVLRQMMAESPDRPVIIVSDRDAPNGVVVDILDECNLAKVRKVSISANKEE, from the coding sequence ATCGCAGGAAGGCGGAAAGATAGACGTGTCCCCCATGCTGGACATGGTGTTCATCCTGCTCATCTTCTTTATCGTGACGTCGACGTTCACCCGTGAGACCGGCGTGGACGTGACCAAGCCCAAGGCAAGTTCTGCGAAGGATTTGGCCAAGGAAAGTATTTTGATCGGCGTGACCCGCCAGGGCACCATCCACATCAACGAGACCCAGGTGAACCTTTCCACCCTCAATACGGTGCTTCGCCAGATGATGGCCGAATCCCCGGATCGGCCGGTGATTATCGTGAGCGACCGGGACGCCCCCAACGGCGTGGTGGTGGACATTCTGGACGAATGCAACCTGGCCAAGGTCCGCAAGGTTTCCATTTCGGCGAATAAGGAGGAATAA